The following coding sequences lie in one Dunckerocampus dactyliophorus isolate RoL2022-P2 chromosome 4, RoL_Ddac_1.1, whole genome shotgun sequence genomic window:
- the riok2 gene encoding serine/threonine-protein kinase RIO2, with product MGKLNVVVLRYLSRDDFRVLTAVEMGMKNHEIVPVSLLSSIASLKHGGCNKILRELVKHKLVVYERTRTVQGYKLNYGGYDYLALKTLSSRDVIASVGNQMGVGKESDIYIVASPDGEQYALKLHRLGRTSFRNLKNKRDYHKHRKNMSWLYLSRLSAMKEFAYMKALYDRGFPVPKPVDYNRHAVVMELINGYPLCQVHELQDPSALYSEFMELIVKLANHGLIHGDFNEFNLMLDDQDHITMIDFPQMVSTSHPNAEWYFDRDVKCIREFFAKRFHYESELFPTFKDIRRSYSLDIEVSASGFTKDLEEDAALLHPAGPEGEEEDDDEDDSDEEETCEEVKREEQSVDVTEYNNAMLELEGLKVSDDMQEDEEAPSETGGKEGKNENRKDDVMAPEARINDKAVNEELEDEFPELSDLSASNKEFKPFRDSDSLLHMAEHRRRRTDSEATMGSTGSCSTIPPEVVRQKVRRQLTKQQKSALRRRLQKGEANLVTQSRRENQINIKSSLESATFWG from the exons ATGGGGAAGCTGAATGTGGTTGTGTTGAGATACCTGTCTCGGGATGACTTCCGGGTGCTGACGGCG GTTGAGATGGGGATGAAGAACCATGAGATTGTTCCTGTGAGTCTCCTTTCTTCCATTGCCAGCCTGAAACATGGTGGCTGCAACAAGATCCTCCGAGAGCTCGTCAAACATAAACTTGTGGTCTACGAACGCACCAGGA CTGTGCAGGGCTACAAGTTGAACTATGGAGGATATGACTACCTAGCCTTGAAGACGTTGTCCTCCAGAGATGTGATTGCTTCTGTTGGAAATCAGATGGGAGTAGGGAAAGAGTCAG ATATTTATATTGTGGCAAGTCCAGATGGGGAACAGTATGCCCTGAAGCTTCACAGATTGGGTCGTACCTCCTTCAGGAACCTAAAGAATAAGAGAGATTACCACaagcacaggaagaacatgTCTTGGCTCTACCTCTCTCGCCTCTCTGCTATGAAAGAGTTTGCCTATATGAAG GCACTTTATGACAGAGGCTTCCCTGTACCCAAGCCTGTGGACTATAACAGACATGCAGTAGTGATGGAGCTCATCAATGGATATCCACT GTGTCAGGTGCACGAGCTGCAAGATCCGTCCGCACTCTACAGCGAGTTCATGGAGCTCATCGTCAAACTGGCCAATCACGGCCTGATTCATGGAGATTTTAACGAGTTCAATCTGATGCTAGACGACCAGGACCACATAACTATGATTGACTTCCCTCAGATGGTGTCCACCTCTCACCCTAATGCTGAATG GTATTTTGACCGTGATGTCAAATGCATTCGAGAATTCTTTGCAAAACGTTTTCATTACGAGAGCGAGCTCTTCCCAACCTTCAAAGATATCAG acGTTCATATTCTCTCGACATTGAGGTCTCAGCAAGTGGCTTCACCAAAGATCTGGAAGAAGATGCTGCATTGCTACATCCGGCTGGACCTGAAGGcgaggaggaagatgatgatgaagacGATAGCGATGAAGAGGAGACCTGTGAGGAAGTAAAGCGAGAAGAGCAGAGTGTGGACGTGACAGAATACAATAATGCAATGCTGGAACTCGAGGGCCTGAAAGTTAGCGATGACATGCAGGAGGATGAAGAGGCACCAAGCGAAACGGGAGGAAAGGAGGGGAAGAATGAAAATCGTAAAGATGACGTCATGGCTCCTGAAGCAAGAATCAATGACAAGGCAGTGAATGAAGAATTGGAGGATGAGTTTCCGGAGCTGTCTGACCTGTCTGCATCCAACAAAGAGTTTAAACCTTTCAG AGACTCAGACAGCCTTCTACACATGGCTGagcacaggaggaggaggacagacaGTGAAGCTACAATGGGCAGCACAGGAAGCTGCTCAACCATCCCGCCA gagGTGGTTCGTCAGAAGGTGCGGAGGCAGCTCACCAAACAACAGAAGTCAGCCTTGAGGAGACGTCTGCAAAAGGGAGAAGCCAACCTGGTGACTCAATCCAGGAGAGAGAATCAAATCAACATCAAGTCTAGCCTGGAGAGCGCCACCTTCTGGGGTTGA
- the LOC129180320 gene encoding protein limb expression 1-like: protein MRMNKVEVDESIMSYLSQNDIDINPKDLNVVAMLQNFWEQKQGGHMNGPFAGSQSSTGEATAQTDTLLLYESAPSPGPSYVCYVTLPGGSCFGNYKLCDTLAEARRDAARVALMNSLVNELPCRRISPQFIAQSLQHATTDSTVCIEDANDSSTSIGTYSFLLHSFLGRTMLEFQEMMIVFQLLHWNGTLKALRERQCSRQSVIAYYTQRGLDEHLHSSMALDWLDREQRSPGRLGEELKVAQRELAMARRRGIELRFYKEKTGILSLALSQAYIHHSPEVLSQTHDDKEEELPLHIMSSHDSDMQITSLCSPSPQLHENTNQGLCENCGGNFPCDSYSARSHCTPVYSLNQNMEDG, encoded by the exons ATGAGGATGAATAAAGTGGAAGTGGACGAAAGCATCATGTCCTATCTGTCACAGAATGACATCGACATCAACCCAAAAGACT TGAATGTAGTGGCCATGCTTCAAAACTTCTGGGAGCAGAAGCAGGGGGGTCACATGAATGGCCCCTTTGCTGGATCACAAAGTTCTACAGGGGAGGCAACAGCCCAGACAGACACCTTACTCCTATATGAGTCTGCTCCTTCCCCAGGACCCTCATATGTCTGCTATGTCACCCTGCCAGGAGGAAGCTGCTTTGGGAACTATAAG CTGTGTGACACTCTGGCAGAGGCCCGTCGAGATGCAGCACGAGTGGCCCTGATGAACTCACTCGTCAACGAGCTACCGTGTCGACGCATCAGCCCTCAGTTCATCGCTCAGAGTCTGCAGCACGCCACCACAGACAGTACT GTTTGCATTGAAGATGCAAATGATTCAAGCACAAGTATTGGAACTTACAGTTTCCTTCTCCACTCCTTCCTTGGTAGGACCATGCTGGAGTTCCAG GAGATGATGATTGTTTTCCAGTTGTTGCACTGGAATGGAACACTAAAAGCTCTTAGGGAAAGACAATGTTCTCGACAG AGTGTGATCGCTTATTATACTCAGCGGGGCCTTGATGAGCACCTGCACAGCAGCATGGCTCTGGATTGGCTCGACCGAGAGCAAAGGTCACCAGGCCGACTCGGGGAGGAGCTGAAGGTAGCGCAAAGGGAACTGGCGATGGCCAGGCGTCGAGGCATAGAACTACGCTTCTACAAGGAGAAGACAGGGATCCTCTCTTTGGCTCTCAGTCAAGCTTATATCCACCACTCACCAGAGGTTCTCAGTCAGACACATGATGACAAGGAAGAAGAGCTTCCTTTACATATAATGTCTTCCCATGATAGTGATATGCAAATAACATCACTTTGCAGTCCATCACCACAACTTCATGAAAACACAAACCAAGGACTGTGTGAAAATTGTGGCGGAAACTTTCCCTGCGATAGTTACTCAGCCCGCTCACATTGCACACCTGTGTATTCTCTAAATCAGAATATGGAGGATGGATGA
- the epg5 gene encoding ectopic P granules protein 5 homolog — MEAVRHKKTKAKVGGKVVRKQRTTEDRRNAAPSVICDEASTSEFTSIPLSLPHQEKCDPAHPPETKAQSLGLPAESHQTFFSQGSSTAVLTETLQSALHLPRTSQATVQQAESTHQEETDGGVLVAQLQGASQGTNLEADKCVSKHFDLKHVPSAPTLYPSVPVLEEGSMIELHREAVSTCGKGPAVLALVEHETSPPSLQPLESVAELSRNKLYPELPRPATDIQPFSLEQLSVWEPAEGLRVWLEGVELCAAQFCALARQENHELAELLQNYWRCRRQLTQSHTQLHTQSSDCKSTQNRLWSFRDEQLTLQGVCADQSKVCGYHRFQQAEFSQGVLTELSRLFEVRSELLHQKVALHAYTALLSRLQVESYLYHLLKDCSASQSRSLQPLKEAISVLFSLTRRVLDDTQFQTDIHHWLERLVAVLLHVGGSGEHLYLLCHLMCCPAGVGKWAAPFLQIQVWRNTCGVQNFMQALAVLMSPARHRAEFLGHMKPCESLNSTSSGPESGNWTLVDEGGEEDEDPLSSWLLLCEDDLISFITQFPFQQLYSHMLGMSMQGVYEPQGYSSQKMMRVFAFASSLIEILALGLQTYNRARYRQLVKRIGHIIRMTVCYVSDHWAQYVSVIGSSGSSSHVHTLSLEKLQVEYDHLFFRAVLHVLRNKRLGIWLFMSEMPYGTLSSSMLWRILYVMQCAETAGQEILSTANDTQSCIQALREPEHQERFELWLCEVNSSDGISLLTALAHMATPTQNSDPAFVTTITLLIYQVSYVTVTTREIYSKVGRELLATIATAHPYIISVLLDRLRETIQAVGMVALYLCKELPLSLWRPRPEEICVIGAWLLQHPLSAVENRLACVILEGLNWGYAQDGSLALPSLLHSEVALLVAEAFQKYLTDKPYSGLISEGIKQVSYLASVLRLGVSPEASFSQWAWQLLLRLKLHANAQNPKGAWSVQCPVSSPPAELTHSPSMHSVLRAVKAGIPIGAYLSIAMTTVGHSLEHFCTDGIGFLKNLIQSRHLRAAVHLLDNILPQTYPLSFYLLNNSQFVNCIQLFLQYDSVCPQGVTQQVTHRVAPLLTGTTYGDNVRLLNSVIQSHVVESSQPGCVGAAAVLEFWVGILTQHNLWYRDKTVLFLMDQICCAAFTHHQEDCMHKLLYQQHKNALGYHGDRGLLSSLVGWIAGHATPSFIEGQSLSTEVWFAWLVLNMESTFEEDSQLRRCVEHELLSEPNISPEQALKRAQQRLKLPVTPSLQRLQVYRWAWQALATPPDHPLIPLVWQKFLQLYLRQPGPDYGLAAGGCIGRRFFQASSQANLLRELRQRIQEVSDFHHAASQALRVPPSHSPSADNLCNQTPGNPCHPCLTSPQLHTELVRLFGVFAVWLDDETLQKQEVYLPSLPPEYEPHRLAQVMQQQQELWLEYVNHERLQYDRKEVLSLWEKVQSEPSFLQAQNPSFTDYTSLSNAKERILSNLQKHPVPQPAPDLQHLKIPVPEVPNICLSDSKAAAELLQQDLNILQDQARIAVSREAQQVAMEQELLESLPLLYKNRPEQVTMTLECKGKGGQPCQGPANITVTCESIQRQEAVQTQITSLRRDIKNLQTDAMAPPPQSLAQAAVHTENFITALVNMYKSQKSPSVQHVGVSAFYQVVSFVCEDTLRHPPTRQYLTSCVEILGQVFIQGNPEECGRVLKTILEHRHLCPLISSFFTPNAAPAELVFLYQDVVTSLHLDSADVIFMLLTKFDLSAWLNEAQPVFSERTRLLELIHGSLCVCGPDPEPELLTPFHLFTKHWTWLLRHHFPDHYSDCLRLLMTSSSNQLLSPECWKVTLRVLGCSPPSRSIKNKSEQVVSTFEVSGRIPTSPASPCRSSISLSPQQVDETIEWLSDFFLRSRLSKPDLRSFGLYSAWSPYISEVVSLWDHLIGSLISVSLSSCARESVGSNKVMKALHDLHSKIVKLFKPWIFPLDTEDGSNLKCFPWLETDASLAGCLVGLYAQINDTLHQRSKDRLFPGQRGALWLCMTQYCESCTSPRTPEYLLYLHHTHLRSLPWRHLHPDTQLMEQLFNVERGSPKSCFLFMGEVLCEVNWVSVLSDHIHSLPASTAGPPQSTVDPQKKESHTMLVYLLYMLVFLAKEEQLLSQQDSPLLSLLVQCTSLPWHQLDLSSYQGVLGYVSTHYTPSLLLSTDSASQLLLKSLRNAAGLHPGPNETAHMDGTLKAAAYVSWCVQFLATLEQAGSISVNTLETQLEMLLESIITFIPPETGLEQRHMAFSSLFSGALALLNGVSVSTGEALAAQVITWLERKGRCFPILPLLTACSCCLASVRHMTRIMEACITAHFNHAEEECVGWGPVLASLQVPELTVEDFLSESQSGGSFLTLYAFILQRLNSEHTATNERRTLALINTWTNQVFPSGPSDEAKLFLWWHKALNLAVEQLQPQGGHSELSGVVVGLLKLQTRLLQLGEERLNSGLLGAIGLGKKSPVSNKFRVVVRSLAAFLSIQIPSESELRLQPTTDLQLSAKAQQTLGLLEAMPSNKQYMELEDSVKKALQFIRYPGHCLKDGPRLLALLTNLLYPDLRYLHIIH, encoded by the exons ATGGAGGCTGTGCGACACAAGAAGACCAAGGCAAAAGTCGGTGGGAAG GTGGTCAGAAAGCAGAGAACGACAGAAGACAGGAGGAATGCTGCCCCTTCAGTCATTTGTGATGAGGCTTCCACATCTGAATTTACCAGCATCCCTCTCAGCCTGCCACATCAGGAGAAGTGTGACCCTGCTCACCCCCCTGAGACGAAAGCACAGTCATTAGGTTTGCCTGCAGAGTCGCACCAGACGTTCTTTTCACAGGGATCATCAACAGCAGTGTTAACTGAGACTTTGCAGTCTGCTCTACATTTGCCACGGACGTCACAAGCCACAGTGCAACAAGCAGAGTCAACACATCAGGAAGAAACTGATGGTGGCGTTTTGGTCGCTCAGCTTCAGGGTGCATCACAAGGCACCAACCTGGAAGCAGATAAATGTgtttcaaaacattttgacttgAAACATGTCCCAAGTGCTCCGACACTGTACCCATCTGTCCCAGTTCTGGAGGAGGGATCCATGATAGAGCTTCACAGAGAAGCTGTGAGCACTTGTGGCAAAGGACCAGCAGTTTTGGCGCTGGTTGAGCATGAAACTTCTCCTCCAAGTCTGCAGCCTCTGGAGTCTGTAGCTGAACTTTCCAGGAATAAGCTCTACCCCGAATTACCAAGGCCAGCAACAGATATTCAG CCATTCTCCCTAGAGCAGTTGAGCGTATGGGAGCCTGCTGAAGGACTGCGGGTTTGGCTAGAAGGCGTTGAATTATGTGCGGCACAGTTCTGTGCTTTGGCTCGACAGGAGAACCACGAACTAGCAGAACTTCTGCAGAACTACTGGCGCTGTCGCAGACAGCTGACCCAATCTCACACGCAACTACACACACAGTCCTCTGACTGCAAAAGTACTCAAAATCGTCTGTGGAGCTTCAGAGATGAACAGTTAACACTCCAG GGTGTGTGTGCAGACCAGTCCAAAGTGTGTGGGTaccatcgttttcagcaggcAGAGTTCAGTCAGGGTGTGCTGACTGAGCTGAGCAGGTTGTTTGAAGTTCGCAGTGAGCTGCTCCATCAAAAAGTGGCACTGCATGCATACACTGCTTTGCTGTCACGCCTCCAGGTGGAGTCATACTTGTACCACCTATTAAAAG ATTGTTCCGCGAGCCAGTCCCGTTCCCTTCAGCCTCTTAAAGAGGCTATCAGCGTCCTCTTTAGCTTAACACGAAGAGTCCTGGATGACACACAGTTCCAGACAGATATCCACCACTGGTTGGAAAGACTG GTGGCAGTGTTGCTGCATGTTGGCGGATCAGGAGAACACCTGTACCTGCTGTGTCATCTGATGTGCTGTCCTGCTGGAGTGGGCAAGTGGGCTGCCCCTTTCCTCCAG ATCCAAGTTTGGAGGAATACTTGTGGAGTGCAGAACTTCATGCAAGCCCTTGCAGTTCTAATGTCACCTGCTCG ACACCGTGCAGAATTTCTGGGCCATATGAAACCATGTGAGAGCCTCAATTCAACTTCATCTGGACCTGAGTCAGGCAACTGGACCCTTGTGGATGAAGGAGGCGAAGAG GATGAGGATCCACTGAGCAGCTGGTTGCTTCTGTGTGAGGATGATCTCATCTCCTTTATTACCCAGTTCCCGTTCCAGCAACTCTATTCACACATGTTGGGGATGAGCATGCAAG GTGTCTATGAGCCTCAGGGCTACTCTAGCCAGAAGATGATGCGTGTTTTTGCATTTGCGTCCTCACTCATTGAAATTCTCGCCCTTGGCCTGCAAACCTATAACAGGGCCCGATATAGACAGCTAGTGAAACGAATAGGACACATCATACG CATGACAGTGTGTTATGTCAGTGATCACTGGGCGCagtatgtgagtgtgattggctCCAGTGGCTCCAGCTCTCATGTACACACTTTGTCTCTGGAAAAGCTTCAGGTTGAATACGATCATCTCTTCTTCAGGGCTGTTCTGCATGTTCTGAGAAACAAGAG GTTGGGAATTTGGTTGTTTATGTCTGAGATGCCATATGGGACCCTGTCCAGCTCCATGCTGTGGAGGATCCTTTATGTGATGCAGTGTGCAGAAACAGCAGGACAAGAAATTCTTAGTACTGCTAATGACACACAGTCCTGCATTCAGGCTCTCAGAG AACCAGAGCACCAAGAGAGGTTTGAGCTGTGGTTGTGTGAGGTGAACAGCTCTGACGGCATCTCCCTCCTCACCGCACTAGCGCACATGGCCACACCCACTCAAAACTCAGATCCTGCCTTTGTCACGACCATCACACTGCTGATTTACCAG gtGTCTTATGTTACTGTGACGACCAGAGAAATTTACTCAAAAGTTGGAAGAGAATTGTTGGCGACCATTGCCACAGCCCACCCTTACATTATCTCGGTGCTCCTGGACAGGCTGAGAGAGACTATCCAAGCTGTTGGCATG GTGGCACTGTACTTGTGCAAAGAGCTGCCTCTCAGTCTGTGGCGTCCACGACCAGAAGAAATATGCGTGATAGGAGCTTGGCTGCTGCAGCATCCTCTATCTGCTGTGGAGAATCGTCTGGCATGTGTTATACTGGAGGGTCTCAACTGGGGATACGCACAG GATGGCTCTTTGGCCCTGCCGTCATTGCTCCACAGTGAGGTGGCTCTGCTGGTGGCTGAGGCCTTTCAAAAGTATCTGACTGACAAACCATACAGTGGCCTAATTTCAGAAGGAATTAAACAG GTGTCATACCTTGCCAGTGTCCTTCGTTTAGGTGTATCGCCTGAAGCGTCATTCAGCCAATGGGCTTGGCAACTGTTGCTAAGGCTAAAGCTCCATGCCAATGCTCAGAACCCAAAAGGAGCATGGTCAGTCCAGTGTCCAGTGTCCAGCCCACCTGCAGAACTTACACACTCTCCCAGCATGCACTCTGTTCTTAGGGCTGTAAAAGCAGGTATCCCTATTGGAGCATACCTGTCTATTGCCATGACAACAGTGGGACATAG cctGGAGCACTTTTGCACAGATGGAATTGGCTTTTTAAAGAATCTGATTCAGTCTCGTCACCTAAGAGCTGCTGTACACCTCCTGGACAACATTCTCCCTCAAACCTACCCACTCAGTTTTTATCTTCTCAACAACTCTCA GTTTGTCAACTGTATTCAGTTATTTTTGCAGTACGACAGTGTGTGTCCTCAAGGTGTGACACAACAGGTCACACACCGGGTAGCACCCCTTCTCACCGGAACCACTTATGGAGACAATGTTCGACTGCTGAACAGTGTCATTCAG agccaTGTGGTAGAGAGTTCACAGCCTGGTTGTGTCGGTGCTGCAGCTGTGCTGGAATTTTGGGTGGGGATTTTGACACAACACAACTTGTGGTACCGAGATAAAACAGTCCTGTTCCTCATGGATCAGATTTGCTGTGCTGCATTCACACACCATCAGGAGGATTGTATGCACAAACTCCTGTACCAACAGCATAAG AATGCTTTGGGATACCACGGAGACAGAGGTCTGCTCTCCTCTCTGGTTGGCTGGATTGCTGGACATGCCACACCATCCTTCATCGAGGGCCAATCGCTGAGTACAGAG GTTTGGTTTGCCTGGCTGGTGCTTAATATGGAGAGCACGTTTGAGGAAGACTCTCAGCTCAGACGCTGTGTTGAACATGAGCTCCTGTCGGAGCCTAATATCTCTCCAGAACAAGCCTTAAAG AGGGCACAGCAGAGGTTGAAGTTGCCGGTCACCCCGTCTCTACAACGGCTACAAGTGTATCGCTGGGCCTGGCAGGCATTAGCCACGCCCCCTGATCACCCCCTTATTCCGCTGGTTTGGCAGAAGTTCCTACAGCTCTACCTCAGGCAGCCTGGTCCAGATTATGG ACTGGCTGCAGGTGGCTGCATTGGCCGACGGTTCTTCCAGGCTTCCTCCCAGGCCAATTTGCTGCGAGAACTGAGGCAgagaatacaggaagtgtccGATTTCCACCATGCTGCTAGCCAGGCACTGAGGGTGCCCCCGTCACACTCGCCTTCAGCAGACAATCTGTGCAATCAGACTCCGGGCAACCCCTGTCACCCCTGCCTTACCTCTCCTCAGCTGCAcacagagctggtcag GTTGTTTGGTGTTTTTGCTGTGTGGTTGGATGATGAAACGCTGCAGAAGCAGGAGGTTTACCTTCCCTCTCTTCCTCCCGAGTATGAACCACACAGACTTGCACAGGTTATGCAGCAGCAACAG GAACTGTGGCTGGAGTATGTGAACCACGAGCGTCTGCAGTACGACAGGAAGGAGGTACTATCCCTGTGGGAGAAGGTGCAGAGCGAGCCATCTTTCCTCCAGGCACAAAACCCCAGCTTCACAGACTACACCAGCCTCAGCAATG CAAAGGAACGTATCCTGTCCAACCTGCAGAAGCATCCAGTGCCACAACCAGCTCCAGACCTCCAACACCTAAAAATCCCTGTCCCTGAAGTCCCCAACATCTGTCTCTCTGACTCTAAAGCTGCTGCAGAACTACTGCAGCAAGACCTCAACATCCTGCAGGACCAAGCCAG GATTGCAGTATCAAGAGAAGCCCAGCAGGTGGCGATGGAACAGGAGCTTCTGGAGAGTCTTCCTCTGCTTTACAAGAACCGACCTGAGCAAGTGACCATGACCCTGGAATGTAAAGGGAAGGGAGGGCAGCCATGCCAGGGTCCTGCTAACATCACAGTTACA TGTGAGTCTATCCAGAGACAGGAGGCAGTGCAGACTCAGATAACGTCACTGCGAAGGGACATCAAGAACCTTCAAACTGATGCCATGGCTCCGCCTCCTCAAAGCCTGGCTCAGGCTGCTGTCCACACAGAGAACTTTATCAC GGCTCTGGTGAACATGTACAAATCACAGAAGTCCCCGTCAGTGCAACATGTTGGTGTGTCAGCCTTCTATCAGGTGGTCTCCTTTGTATGTGAAGACACACTGCgacatccaccaacacgccagtACCTCACCTCGTGTGTGGAGATACTGggacag GTGTTCATCCAGGGTAATCCTGAAGAGTGTGGCCGTGTCCTGAAGACCATCCTGGAGCACAGACATCTTTGccctctcatttcttcttttttcacgCCCAACGCAGCCCCGGCCGAGCTCGTCTTCCTTTACCAAGATGTGGTGACATCCCTACACCTTGATAGTGCAGATGTCATTTTCATGCTTCTCACCAAG TTTGATTTGTCCGCCTGGCTGAACGAAGCCCAACCTGTGTTTTCTGAGAGGACCCGTTTACTTGAGTTAATCCATGGAAGTCTCTGTGTCTGTGGCCCAGATCCCGAACCAGAACTTCTCACCCCTTTTCACCTTTTCACCAAACACTGGACTTGGCTTCTACGCCACCACTTCCCTGACCACTACAGTGACTGCCTGCGTCTGCTTATGACCA GCTCGTCAAACCAGTTGCTAAGTCCTGAATGCTGGAAGGTGACTCTTCGAGTGTTAGGCTGCTCTCCTCCGTCTCGCAGCATCAAGAACAAAAGCGAACAAGTTGTCAGCACTTTTGAGGTGTCTGGACGTATACCGACATCCCCAGCATCTCCCTGTCGGTCCTCCATCAGCCTCTCTCCTCAGCAG GTGGACGAGACAATAGAATGGCTTAGTGATTTCTTCCTGCGGAGTCGTCTCAGCAAGCCTGACCTGCGCAGCTTTGGCCTCTACTCTGCCTGGTCTCCTTACATCAGTGAGGTTGTTTCCTTGTGGGACCATTTAATCGGCTCTCTAATTAGCGTGTCACTCAGCAGCTGTGCCCGAGAGTCTGTGGGCAGCAATAAAGTAATGAAAG CGCTTCATGACTTGCACAGTAAGATTGTGAAATTATTCAAGCCTTGGATATTTCCCCTGGACACTGAGGATGGAAG TAATCTCAAGTGCTTCCCATGGCTGGAGACTGATGCAAGTCTGGCTGGATGTCTGGTTGGCCTCTATGCTCAAATAAATGACACACTGCACCAGAGATCCAAAG ATCGCCTATTCCCTGGTCAGAGAGGTGCTCTGTGGCTCTGTATGACGCAGTACTGTGAAAGCTGCACCTCTCCGCGGACACCGGAGTACCTGTTGTACCTGCACCACACTCACCTGCGCAGCCTGCCATGGAGACACCTACATCCTGACACTCAGCTCATGGAGCAGCTCTTTAAT GTTGAGAGAGGAAGTCCAAAGAGCTGTTTCCTGTTTATGGGAGAGGTGTTATGTGAGGTTAACTGGGTCAGCGTCCTAAGCGACCACATACACTCTCTTCCAGCATCCACAGCAGGCCCACCTCAGTCCACTGTGGATCCTCAGAAGAAGGAATCGCACACCATGCTCGTCTATTTGTTGTACATGCTGGTATTTCTGGCAAAAGAGGAGCAGCTCCTCAGCCAACAG GACTCCCCTCTTCTTAGTCTGTTGGTTCAGTGCACATCACTGCCTTGGCACCAGCTGGATCTGTCGTCATACCAAGGGGTTCTGGGATATGTCAGCACCCACTACACTCCATCTCTGCTGCTTAGCACTGATTCAGCATCTCAGTTGTTGCTGAAATCTCTTCGTAATGCTGCTGGACTCCACCCTGGACCTAATGAAACTGCTCACATG GATGGGACGCTGAAGGCCGCTGCATACGTGTCCTGGTGTGTGCAGTTTTTGGCAACTCTTGAGCAAGCCGGCAGCATCAGTGTGAACACGTTGGAGACACAGCTGGAGATGCTGTTGGAGAGCATCATCACATTCATCCCGCCAG AGACAGGTTTGGAACAGAGGCACATGGCATTCAGCAGCCTCTTCAGTGGTGCACTAGCTCTGCTCAATGGAGTCAGCGTCTCAACGGGAGAGGCCCTCGCAGCTCAGGTCATTACCTGGCTGGAGAGGAAAGGGAGGTGCTTTCCTATTCTGCCTCTGCTCACAGCTTGCTCCTGCTGTCTGGCCTCAGTGCGCCACATGACACGCATCATGGAGGCGTGTATCACAGCCCACTTTAACCATG CTGAGGAGGAATGTGTCGGCTGGGGtcctgtgttggcatcactgcAAGTGCCCGAGCTCACAGTGGAAGACTTCCTGTCTGAGAGCCAATCAGGAGGCAGCTTCCTCACGCTGTATGCCTTCATCCTGCAGCGCCTTAACTCTGAACACACAGCAACCAATGAGAGGAGGACGCTTGCTCTCATCAACACATGGACCAATCAGGTTTTCCCCAG TGGACCCAGCGATGAAGCCAAGCTGTTTCTTTGGTGGCACAAAGCACTGAATCTAGCAGTGGAGCAGCTTCAGCCTCAGGGGGGCCACAGCGAATTATCAGGTGTGGTCGTGGGTCTACTGAAGTTGCAAACCAGACTACTTCAACTGGGAGAAGAAAGGCTCAACTCTGGACTACTAGGGGCCATCGGTCTTGGGAAGAAGTCCCCGGTTTCAAACAA ATTCAGGGTGGTGGTTCGCAGCCTTGCAGCATTCCTCTCCATCCAGATACCATCAGAGAGCGAACTCCGATTGCAGCCCACCACTGACCTACAGCTCTCTGCAAAAGCACAGCAA ACATTGGGGCTGCTTGAAGCCATGCCCAGCAATAAGCAATACATGGAATTGGAGGATTCTGTGAAAAAAGCTCTTCAGTTCATCCGTTACCCAGGGCACTGTCTTAAAGATGGACCTCGACTCCTGGCTCTGCTAACCAACCTGCTTTACCCAGACCTCAGATACCTGCACATTATACATTGA